A single Anopheles funestus chromosome 2RL, idAnoFuneDA-416_04, whole genome shotgun sequence DNA region contains:
- the LOC125761289 gene encoding aspartate aminotransferase, cytoplasmic: MSIFASVELGPPVEVFALNKACLEDPNPNKVNLGVGAYRTNEGKPWILPVVKKAEAAIVADGSLNHEYLPVLGMDNITNAASSLLLGEDNDALKSKRAFGVQCLSGTGALRLGAEFLARILKRTTFYYSDPTWENHHKVFLYAGFTEPKTYRYWHQETRAIDFAGMLEDLGNAPEGAVVILHACAHNPTGIDPTEDQWKQIADVCEKRKLFPFFDSAYQGFASGDPNKDAFAVRYFVSRGFELFCAQSFAKNFGLYNERIGNLTVVQKEATTSAAVASQITLLVRGMYSNPPAFGSRIVSRVLNDKELRNEWMECIKTMSSRIITMRKALYDELVALKTPGTWEHITNQIGMFSYTGLNETQVQILIKEFSIYLLKTGRISMCGLNESNVAYVARAIHAAVTRE; the protein is encoded by the exons atgAGCATTTTCGCTTCGGTCGAATTGGGTCCCCCGGTGGAAGTGTTTGCCCTTAATAAAGCGTGCCTCGAAGATCCCAACCCCAACAAGGTTAATCTTGGCGTAGGAG cgTATCGTACGAACGAGGGCAAACCCTGGATTCTGCCGGTGGTGAAGAAAGCGGAAGCTGCAATTGTTGCCGATGGATCGCTGAACCATGAATATTTGCCCGTGCTCGGGATGGACAACATAACGAATGCGGCCAGCTCGTTGCTGCTGGGCGAAGATAACGATGCGCTGAAGAGCAAGCGAGCCTTCGGTGTGCAGTGCCTTTCCGGTACCGGTGCGTTGCGTCTTGGGGCTGAATTTTTGGCACGCATTCTTAAGCGTACTACCTTCTACTATTCCGATCCGACGTGGGAGAACCACCACAAGGTGTTCCTGTATGCTGGCTTTACGGAACCGAAAACGTACCGATACTGGCATCAGGAAACGCGCGCAATCGATTTTGCCGGCATGTTGGAGGATCTGGGAAATGCGCCGGAAGGTGCGGTCGTTATTCTGCACGCGTGTGCCCATAATCCGACCGGTATCGATCCGACCGAGGACCAGTGGAAGCAGATTGCGGACGTGTGCGAGAAGCGAAAGCTGTTCCCGTTCTTTGATTCCGCTTACCAGGGTTTCGCTAGCGGTGACCCGAACAAGGATGCGTTTGCCGTGCGGTATTTCGTGAGCCGTGGATTTGAACTGTTTTGTGCGCAAAGTTTTGCCAAGAACTTTGGCCTTTATA ACGAACGTATCGGCAATTTAACGGTGGTACAAAAGGAGGCTACTACTAGTGCCGCTGTCGCTTCGCAGATTACGCTGCTCGTCCGTGGTATGTACTCGAATCCGCCGGCCTTCGGTAGCCGTATCGTGAGCCGGGTATTGAACGATAAGGAGCTACGCAACGAGTGGATGGAGTGCATCAAAACGATGAGCTCGCGTATCATCACCATGCGTAAGGCGCTTTACGATGAGCTCGTTGCACTGAAAACCCCCGGCACTTGGGAGCACATTACGAATCAAATTGGCATGTTTTCCTACACCGGACTCAACG AGACACAAGTCCAGATACTAATAAAGGAGTTTAGCATCTACCTGCTGAAAACTGGACGCATCAGCATGTGCGGACTAAATGAAAGCAATGTGGCATACGTTGCCCGTGCCATCCATGCCGCGGTAACCCGAGAATAG